TTCATGTCTTGATCGTGCTCTTCTCCCGTGGAAAACGTTCCTTCTACTTCGATGAGGTGTCCCGCACACGTGCCTCTCGTAAATAATGTTTGGAGTATAACAAGGCATAATGTACCTCTATTCAGTGCTTACGTTCTGCTTATTATTCAGCCGGATTACAAAAAGAGGACGTTCATTATGAGATGAACGTCCTCTTTTGATCGGGCTCATAGCAGTTTTTCAGAGTATTTATACACAATAACCCACCTGGATTATAACCCTAACAGCTCTCGCTTGGCTGCATCCGGATCATGTACGATCTCAATCTCATGGTTGAAGATTAGTGTCGCACGATCCTGCTCATATTCAGGCCAGTTCACACCTGCAACTTCAGGTTGACCATTCTTGGCAAAGGAAATCCAGGCATCCTGTACCTTGAGGGCAAGTGCCGCCGCAGCTTCATCCGGCTCCGCATTCATGAATTTGAGGACATGCAGTGTATTAAACACAAAGAACATTTCGATGCTATGAATCGCTCTTTTTAACAAGGGATGTTCCGGCATCACCCAATCAAATCGATACATCCACACCGGGGCATATTTCTGCTGTGCCGCAGCATATTGCAGCGCTGAACGCCAGAAGAACATATCGGTCATGACTTGGGCTTGTCCATCTGCCGTTTTTGGATAACTATCCGCGATGGCTACCCGGTTCTCCAGATCTGGCGTCATAAAGTCTACGCCCTGAACCATATCGATTTCTTTTGAAAAAGGTACATGTGGCTGGATGAACAGTGCACCCTCATGTAATGTCGTACCAATCAGCACCGGAATATCCTGCGCTGAGCCTTCGCTCACTGCCTGAAGTGGCACCTGTGGTAGTGTCTGCCCATCCAATACAGGTTGGAAGAATAATGCCATACCTGCCCCGCTCTGCTGTTTGACCGTATCACCGGCTGCAATAATCTGCTCTACAGGAATTGTATTTAACTTCTGCAGGTTGTCCCGGTCCACCCCAAGAATCTTTAACATCCCTTCCCGCAACGCTGCAGCTTGCTCTGCCGGCATGAACTGGGATGCACCGCTCTCCATAATGGCACGTTGGAACAGTCCTTTGGCCGCTGGCATCGCCATCAGTGCTGCAATACTCATGCTGCCTGCTGATTCGCCGAACACCGTAACTTGATCCGGGTTACCACCAAAAGCAGAGATATTATCCTTCACCCACTGTAATGCCGCAACCTGATCCAGCAGACCTGCATTGGATACATATGAATCACCTAATGGAGCCATATGCAGGAAACCCAAAGGTCCTAATCGGTAGTTGATCGTCACAACGATGACGTCCCCCCGAACCGCTAACTGTGTACCATCATACATCGGCTGGCTACCTGAACCTGTTACAAAGGAACCACCGTGAATCCATACCATGACCGGCAGTGGTGTTGCTCTTTTTTCCTGAGGTGCCCAGATGTTCAGATATAGACTATCTTCTGACTCATTCGGAATTTCTGTCTGGCCTTCTGGTTGATGATTTCGTGGTTGTATATTCTCAGGTCCAAATTGCGTGGCCTGTCTGATTCCATCCCATGACTCGGGCTGTACCGGAGCCTTGAAACGCAGCTCACCTACTGGAGGTTTCGCATAGGGAATGCCTTTCCATACGCTTGCATCGTGCAAAAGTTCGCCTTGAACGGTACCATATGTCGTTTGAACCTGAAGTTCTCTCATGCCGCTTCTACTTCCTCTCCGTAAATAGGTTAAATTAACGATTAAGTGCATATCATGTGTACTTATTTTAGTATAGTTTGTAGTCATACCCATTTACAACTTTACCCAATTCTAGCCTCCCCTGCTACGTTTCACGTGGAACTTTATGGGGTGGATGATCTGATACAAATCCTTAAGATGGATACCAAAAAGGCCACCCATTAAGCAATGTCATCAAGTTTAACTTGTCTTAATGGCATTGACCCTTAGAGTAACCCTGTCCTTTTCACCACCCAAATAACTACCCTTTTACAGGATAACGCACCGTAAACTCAACACCCTCAATCCATTCACCCGCTACAAAGTCCCGTCCCTTCATAACCACTCGATCCTTATAAATCTCCACATGAAGCCCTTCGCTGCCCTCCAGATGTTCATCCTGATCCGTCCAGAGATAACCTACAGACGACGCATTGAACATCGTTGGCATCTTGCCTGCACCATCGTACATCGTATGCTGTGCCTCCAGTTGCCAATGGGTATGTCCCGAGAAAAGGATCGCTTGCGGGTATTTGGCTAGAACGGCCTTGAGTTCCGCATCCTGATTTACACCATACCAGCCTTGTTCCTTCATCGATCCTGCCACCGTATCCATAAGCGGCTGGTGTAAGAAAATGAAGATGGGGTGATCTAGTGTTGCACGCTCAGACAATTTTGCATCCAGCCACTCCAATTGTTCGGCCGACATATCACAATCCTTCGGATGAGGTTGCTCGGTGCCCAGGAATATATAATGATACCCATCGATCCAATGATCATGGTAAGAGCCTCTCATACCTGTTGTCCCTTCAAAATCACTTAATCGACGCTGCCATAACCCGGCGACTGTAATGGGGTCTACTCCTGAAGAGATCGGTCCCCCGCCTTGGCCCTCCTGCTCAGAAGTTACAGCAGACAACGTATAGGTTCCGCCGGATAACTGCTCAATCAGTGCAGCTGATTCAGCAGCGGTTTGTTTTGTGACCAGCTCCATATCTGCTTCCTGCTCCAACAACTCGGCTACTTCATCCTCTTTCATCTCAAGCAAAACGATCGGCGGATCTTGCCATACCACGGCTCCAATATCATGATTACCTACCGTGTACCGGATGTCTGGCAAACTCTCCGCATGTCGCTTCCATATGCGTTGCAACTCACGATATTCGCTCGGCAGCCCCCGATCCGTCACATCGCCCACATGCATAATCCCGCTACTCCCCTGACTGAATGTAGCTATGTCGGCTAATGCTTGGTCCAGATGCCGGTTATGAATATGGTCTGCCTCATCTCGCACATGTGTGTCTGTAATGACCTGGAAGCTAACAATAGGTTGCTCCGGTGTATGTTCATTTCCCATCAAGAATCACTCCATTTCAGTCCAATAATGCCAATCAGAATAAAACCGATCCAGACCATCGACGTGAGCCGCAGACGTTCACCAAAATAGTAATGCCCTACGACGCCAATAAGCGTAATGCCCACGCCAGACCAGATAGCATAGGCCACAGCCAGCGGCATATACTTCACTGCAAAGTTGAGAAAGGTAAAGCTTGCTCCATAACAAACAAACATCAACACCGAAGGCCATAACCGCGAGAATCCATCCGATACTTTCAGCAAAATGGTAGCGCTCAGCTCCAGCCCGATGGCCAGTGCCAACAGTACCCAGCCCAAGTAGGCGTGACTGTTTGTCATCGATTCAGCCCACCATTCAGCAATTCATGGAAGGATTGAATCGTTCTATCCGCCAAGCGGATTTTTCCCGGTTCTCCAATGCCCATCCTGTACCCCGCACCAGCGGTTCGTGCCATCTCCATGTCTCCGTCCGTATCTCCAATGACCACGGTATACTGCACGGATACACCCAACCGTTCACAGGCAAGCAGTAGCATATCGGGAAAAGGTTTGCCCCGCTCCACCAGATCTGTACCAATCACCACGTCAAAAAAGGAATCCAGTCCCATCCACTGTAAATGTTTAATTGCACTGGGTGTATCATCTGCCGTCACGACACCCATAGCGACACCTTCGCTACGGCACTGTTCAAGGAATTCTTGAACTCCCGGTAACGGACGTGCCGGACGATGCTGCTCCATCTCTTCCTCCGCTCGCGCCAAACACTCCCGGACCATAATCTTGGATTCCGCCCAGCTGAGACCCGCACGATATCCATGCCACGTCAGCACGGCATACACTTCATCCATCGTGCCCATCGCAAGCGGGCCCCGCACATCATACCCATTCATTCGGCCTTGATCATCGTGGAATGTACCCCAGATCTGTGGGAATTCATCTGTGTCGATACGGAGTCCTCTAGTCGCTAACTGTTTTCTGAAGTCATTCAACACACAATCGGTCCAGAATCCCCACATTCCCGTAAAATCAAGCAATGTCCCGTCCTTGTCAAACAAAACGGCTTCAACCGGATTTGGTAATCCGTCCACATACATCTCATCTTGCATTGGTTAAACTCCTTGTCTGCGATCTTGTATGAACGGAAATGACGGTACAGCATGTACCGCCCTTATCGCGTGAGTTACTTATAGTGATTAGTGATACGTTATGTTTACAATCTGGTCAGGTTCACGACCGAGTCTCTTGGAAACAGTTCTTGTCGATATCGTTACTTCGTTACCCGATCCAGTTCCTTCTGCGCCTTCTCTTTCGCTTCCTTCAGCGCTTGTTCCGCTGGCATATTATTGATCTGTACCTGATCAGCTGCATCTTTCAAAGCATCATTGATCTTGCCACCTGTTGGATCCTGGAATGGAGCCGAAGCGTGAGCTGCCTGTTGCAGTGGTACAGTGATCTGTGGATTTTCCTCACTGAATTTCATAAACTCTGGATCTTGTTGAGCCGATTGACGTACTGCAATATATCCAGTGTTCATGGACCATGAAGCTGTGTTCGAAGTTTCAGAGAAATACGTAAGCCATTTGTATGCTGCCTGTTGTTGTTCAGGCGTTGCAGCTGACGGAATACCTGCCGATATGGCACTTGCTACCGGTTTTCCTTCACCAATACCTTCCCAGCCTGGTTGTTGCATTGCAGCGACTACGCTAAAGTCCAAGTCGCCTTGGTCACCACTAGATCCGGTGTAACCTGCTGCTTTATTTTTCATCACATCATCAATCGTTTTGTACCAGTACTCCCAGCCCTGACCTCCATAATGAATGCCCATAATCTTGTCTTCGTTAATCCATTTACGGAACAAGTCCCATGTCTCGATCCATTCCGGAGAGTCGATCATAACGGTTTTGCCATCGTCGCTAAGAATCTGTCCGCCTTTACCCAGCACGGCATCAATCATATTGTCTCTACCCCACATCGGTTCCCAACCGTAGAAGGTGGTCTTGCCATTTTCTTGTTTGCTCATCTTCGCAGCCGCCTCAGCCAGCTTCTCCCATGTCGTCAGAGTTGCTGGGTCGATTCCGTTCTCCTTGAACGTATCCATACGGTAGTACATGATCTGAGTTGTACCGTACATTGGCAAAAAGTATTGCTTTCCATCCACCTGTCCCTGGTTCAGGAATGTCTGAATGAAATCGTCTTTCTTAAAATTCGGATCAGCGGCAATCATCTCATCCATAGGTGCATAATATCCTTTACGTGCCCAGTCTATATTGGAGCTGAGTACAGCGGCTGGAACCTTCTTGGAAGCAATTGCTGCTTGCAGCTTCTGTTCCGTTTCCGTGTAATCTGCTTGTACAATCCCTTTTACAACGACTTCGTTCTGTGAGGCGTTGAACGCATCAATCGTCTTTTTCATGTTATCGCCCAGATTACCACCCAGACCATACCAGAACTCAATCTCCACCGGATCTTTCGCCTGAGCTTCGGTTCCACTGGCGGCAGCCGTCGTGCCTGATTCTGCGGGTGCTTGTGTTCCACAAGCCGTCAGTAGAGCAAAGCTGGTCGCGAGTACCAGCGACATGCCACCCTTCCAGTTCAACCTCAATCTCTTTTTCCATGTCATGCTTGCCTGACTCCAGTTCATTGTTGTTCCTCCCGTTTTAGGTGAATGGTAGTGCATATCAGTTCTTGTTCACACCAGCCGTAATATTCACGCTCTGCATGATCGTCTTCTGGGTGAACAGGAAGAGAATAAGTAGGGGTGCGATGGTGAAGGCACTCGCAGCCATAATCTGAGGCCAAGCAAGTCCATATGCCCCGCCCTCTACAAAGAAACTGCGCAGACCCGCCGATACCAGCTGTAAATCAGGGTCTTTGGTGATGAGCATAGGCCAGAAATAGTTGTTGTACTGTTCAATAAACGTAATCAGCACCATCACGGCGAAGCTTGAGCGAACAAGCGGCGTGATAATCGTCCAGAGAATCCGGAAGTGGGATGCACCGTCCAGCTGTCCGGCTTCCACCAATTCATGAGATACCTGCATGAACGCCTGCCGGATCAGGAAGATCGAGAACACGCTGACACAGTTGGATACAATCAAGCCCGTGTAGGAATCTAGCAGGTTAAGTTCGCTAAGTACCAGGTAACTTGGCAAATACACGGCTGTACTCGGTATCATATAACCCACCAGAATCAGGGATGTCAGT
This Paenibacillus xylanexedens DNA region includes the following protein-coding sequences:
- a CDS encoding carboxylesterase/lipase family protein, with amino-acid sequence MRELQVQTTYGTVQGELLHDASVWKGIPYAKPPVGELRFKAPVQPESWDGIRQATQFGPENIQPRNHQPEGQTEIPNESEDSLYLNIWAPQEKRATPLPVMVWIHGGSFVTGSGSQPMYDGTQLAVRGDVIVVTINYRLGPLGFLHMAPLGDSYVSNAGLLDQVAALQWVKDNISAFGGNPDQVTVFGESAGSMSIAALMAMPAAKGLFQRAIMESGASQFMPAEQAAALREGMLKILGVDRDNLQKLNTIPVEQIIAAGDTVKQQSGAGMALFFQPVLDGQTLPQVPLQAVSEGSAQDIPVLIGTTLHEGALFIQPHVPFSKEIDMVQGVDFMTPDLENRVAIADSYPKTADGQAQVMTDMFFWRSALQYAAAQQKYAPVWMYRFDWVMPEHPLLKRAIHSIEMFFVFNTLHVLKFMNAEPDEAAAALALKVQDAWISFAKNGQPEVAGVNWPEYEQDRATLIFNHEIEIVHDPDAAKRELLGL
- a CDS encoding metallophosphoesterase family protein; this translates as MGNEHTPEQPIVSFQVITDTHVRDEADHIHNRHLDQALADIATFSQGSSGIMHVGDVTDRGLPSEYRELQRIWKRHAESLPDIRYTVGNHDIGAVVWQDPPIVLLEMKEDEVAELLEQEADMELVTKQTAAESAALIEQLSGGTYTLSAVTSEQEGQGGGPISSGVDPITVAGLWQRRLSDFEGTTGMRGSYHDHWIDGYHYIFLGTEQPHPKDCDMSAEQLEWLDAKLSERATLDHPIFIFLHQPLMDTVAGSMKEQGWYGVNQDAELKAVLAKYPQAILFSGHTHWQLEAQHTMYDGAGKMPTMFNASSVGYLWTDQDEHLEGSEGLHVEIYKDRVVMKGRDFVAGEWIEGVEFTVRYPVKG
- a CDS encoding DMT family transporter; the encoded protein is MTNSHAYLGWVLLALAIGLELSATILLKVSDGFSRLWPSVLMFVCYGASFTFLNFAVKYMPLAVAYAIWSGVGITLIGVVGHYYFGERLRLTSMVWIGFILIGIIGLKWSDS
- a CDS encoding HAD family hydrolase, with translation MQDEMYVDGLPNPVEAVLFDKDGTLLDFTGMWGFWTDCVLNDFRKQLATRGLRIDTDEFPQIWGTFHDDQGRMNGYDVRGPLAMGTMDEVYAVLTWHGYRAGLSWAESKIMVRECLARAEEEMEQHRPARPLPGVQEFLEQCRSEGVAMGVVTADDTPSAIKHLQWMGLDSFFDVVIGTDLVERGKPFPDMLLLACERLGVSVQYTVVIGDTDGDMEMARTAGAGYRMGIGEPGKIRLADRTIQSFHELLNGGLNR
- a CDS encoding ABC transporter substrate-binding protein codes for the protein MNWSQASMTWKKRLRLNWKGGMSLVLATSFALLTACGTQAPAESGTTAAASGTEAQAKDPVEIEFWYGLGGNLGDNMKKTIDAFNASQNEVVVKGIVQADYTETEQKLQAAIASKKVPAAVLSSNIDWARKGYYAPMDEMIAADPNFKKDDFIQTFLNQGQVDGKQYFLPMYGTTQIMYYRMDTFKENGIDPATLTTWEKLAEAAAKMSKQENGKTTFYGWEPMWGRDNMIDAVLGKGGQILSDDGKTVMIDSPEWIETWDLFRKWINEDKIMGIHYGGQGWEYWYKTIDDVMKNKAAGYTGSSGDQGDLDFSVVAAMQQPGWEGIGEGKPVASAISAGIPSAATPEQQQAAYKWLTYFSETSNTASWSMNTGYIAVRQSAQQDPEFMKFSEENPQITVPLQQAAHASAPFQDPTGGKINDALKDAADQVQINNMPAEQALKEAKEKAQKELDRVTK
- a CDS encoding carbohydrate ABC transporter permease; this translates as MIRYLLLAIIALGTAFPFYWMVISGFKTNDEIWQFPPTFWPETFLWSNYVDAWNAAPLARYILNSTGVALAICLFQIVNSSMMAYALTHMKFRLKGVLTSLILVGYMIPSTAVYLPSYLVLSELNLLDSYTGLIVSNCVSVFSIFLIRQAFMQVSHELVEAGQLDGASHFRILWTIITPLVRSSFAVMVLITFIEQYNNYFWPMLITKDPDLQLVSAGLRSFFVEGGAYGLAWPQIMAASAFTIAPLLILFLFTQKTIMQSVNITAGVNKN